Proteins co-encoded in one Setaria viridis chromosome 9, Setaria_viridis_v4.0, whole genome shotgun sequence genomic window:
- the LOC117835980 gene encoding switch 2 — MSLHRLKETLHACSSSSSQPQTQPRSPPPPALLPRRPPKTSLSEQLLRLEAAAGSSSSSFSSRIAQLPPVPRPPIEKPREDDEPTPSDEEEERKTRPISRPRPPPLPAAALESRGPYEPLVLSPPGEHPVVQVPPSINCRLLAHQRDGVRFLYNLYRNNHGGVLGDDMGLGKTIQTIAFLSSVIGKGNGHEQSTDKGKKTGPVLILCPTSVIRNWENEFSEWAEFSVAVYHGPNRELVLQKIETQGLEVLITSFDTFRIHDKILCGISWELVVVDEAHRLKNEKSKLYTACLGITTQKRFGLTGTIMQNKIMELFNLFDWVVPGCLGDREHFRAYYDEPLKQGQRVSAPERFVQVADARKKHLVSVLRKFLLRRTKEETIGHLMLGKEDNIVFCKMSDVQKRVYRRMLQQPDIQILINKDLRCSCGSPLPQVECCKKTEPNGIIWSYLHRDNPDGCPICPFCLVLPCLVKLQQISNHLELIKPNPKDEVEKQKKDAELAAAVFGADVDLVGGSAKSENFMGLSDAEHCGKMRALERLLSLWTQQGDKILLFSYSVRMLDILEKFLIRKGYCFSRFDGTTPMNARQSLVDEFNRSPSKQVFLISTRAGNLGVNLVSANRVVIFDPSWNPAQDLQAQDRSFRYGQRRHVTVFRLLGAGSLEELVYSRQIYKQQLSNIAVSGKIEKRYFEGVQDDKKFQGELFGICNLFRDLSDKLFTSEIIEMHGEHCKSSATEATGIREIVDTDLFGSQENRKSATATTDSDNQNLVDFGIVYAHRNEDVVNMGTNGRDKDGTDETVESSSEELQSKHETKHTVKVKSSSLEQKRKVVKSYSLEQKRKEFSQIASFIGMDDLEFSKWLLAASPVQRSEVLQKFKRKRKMKCEHNQN; from the exons atGTCGCTCCACCGCCTCAAGGAAACCCTCCACgcctgctcctcttcctcctcccaaccACAAACCCAGCCacgctcgccgcctcctcccgctctACTTCCGCGCAGGCCCCCAAAGACCTCCCTTtcggagcagctcctccgtctcgAGGCTGCCGCTggctcgtcgtcctcctccttttcttccagGATCGCACAGCTTCCACCCGTTCCCAGGCCCCCGATCGAGAAGCCGCGGGAAGACGACGAACCGACGCCgtcggatgaggaggaggagagaaaaacTCGCCCCATcagccgcccccgcccgcctccgctaCCAGCGGCGGCCCTCGAGTCCCGCGGACCATACGAGCCACTTGTGCTCTCGCCGCCCGGAGAGCACCCCGTCGTCCAG GTGCCCCCATCCATAAATTGTAGGCTACTTGCGCATCAGAGGGACGGTGTGAGATTCTTATACAATTTGTATAGAAACAATCATGGTGGTGTGCTTGGAGATGACAT GGGTTTGGGAAAGACCATTCAAACTATTGCTTTTTTATCTTCTGTTATTGGCAAAGGTAATGGCCATGAACAATCAACAGACAAAGGAAAGAAGACTGGTCCTGTACTCATCCTCTGCCCTACTTCAGTGATTCGGAACTGGGAAAATGAATTTTCTGAGTGGGCAGAATTCTCTGTTGCTGTCTATCATGGTCCAAATCGTGAGTTGGTTCTTCAAAAAATTGAAACTCAAGGACTGGAGGTACTCATTACCAGTTTTGACACTTTCCGAATTCATGACAAGATTTTATGTGGTATCTCGTGGGAACTTGTGGTTGTTGATGAGGCGCACCGTCTCAAGAATGAAAAATCCAAGTTATATACGGCGTGCTTGGGAATAACAACTCAAAAGAGGTTTGGCCTCACAGGGACCATAATGCAGAATAAAATCATGGAATTATTTAATCTGTTTGACTGGGTTGTGCCTGGCTGCTTAGGGGATCGAGAACACTTTCGAGCCTACTATGATGAGCCTCTAAAACAGGGTCAGAGGGTAAGTGCTCCTGAGAGATTTGTTCAAGTTGCTGATGCACGCAAGAAGCACCTTGTTTCCGTCCTCAGGAAATTCTTGTTGAGAAGGACAAAAGAGGAGACAATTGGACATCTTATGCTTGGGAAGGAGGATAATATTGTTTTCTGTAAAATGAGTGATGTTCAAAAGCGTGTTTACAGAAGAATGCTGCAACAACCTGACATACAGATCCTTATTAATAAGGATCTCCGATGTAGCTGTGGAAGTCCTTTGCCTCAGGTTGAGTGTTGCAAAAAAACTGAACCAAATGGTATTATATGGTCTTATCTCCACAGAGACAACCCGGATGGCTGTCCTATATGCCCCTTCTGTCTTGTTCTTCCTTGTCTTGTCAAGCTTCAGCAG ATTAGCAACCACCTGGAGCTGATAAAGCCTAATCCAAAGGATGAGGTTGAGAAGCAGAAAAAAGATGCTGAGCTTGCGGCTGCTGTCTTCGGTGCAGATGTTGACTTAGTTGGTGGTAGTGCTAAAAGTGAAAACTTCATGGGTCTCAGTGATGCAGAACATTGTGGAAAGATGCGTGCACTGGAGAGGCTTCTGTCATTGTGGACTCAGCAGGGTGACAAGATTCTTCTTTTCAGTTACTCTGTCAG GATGCTTGACATACTAGAGAAGTTTCTCATAAGGAAGGGTTATTGCTTTTCACGCTTTGATGGAACAACTCCCATGAATGCACGACAATCGCTAGTGGATGAGTTCAACAGAAGCCCTAGCAAACAG GTTTTCCTCATATCTACTCGGGCAGGTAATTTAGGTGTAAACCTTGTCAGTGCTAACCGTGTGGTGATATTTGATCCAAGTTGGAACCCTGCCCAAGACTTGCAAGCACAAGACAGATCATTTCGGTATGGACAGAGACGTCATGTTACAGTATTTCGCCTACTTGGTGCTGGTTCGCTTGAAGAGCTTGTTTATTCTCGACAAATATATAAACAGCAGCTTTCCAACATTGCAGTCTCAGGAAAAATAGAGAAACGTTACTTTGAAGGTGTGCAG GATGACAAGAAATTTCAAGGTGAGCTCTTTGGGATCTGCAATCTGTTCCGTGACTTGTCTGATAAGCTTTTTACTAGTGAGATTATCGAAATGCATGGAGAACATTGCAAGAGTAGTGCAACTGAAGCAACAGGAATAAGAGAAATAGTTGATACTGATTTATTTGGTTCACAAGAGAATAGAAAGTCTGCTACTGCAACAACAGATTCTGACAATCAGAATTTGGTTGATTTTG GGATAGTTTATGCCCACCGTAACGAGGACGTTGTGAACATGGGAACAAATGGAAGAGATAAGGATGGAACAGATGAGACTGTTGAGAGCTCCTCGGAGGAGCTGCAAAGTAAGCATGAAACAAAGCACACTGTTAAGGTGAAATCTTCTTCACTGGAGCAGAAAAGAAAAGTGGTGAAATCCTATTCACTGGAGCAGAAAAGGAAAGAGTTCAGCCAGATCGCATCTTTCATCGGCATGGATGACCTTGAATTCAGCAAGTGGTTGCTAGCAGCCTCACCTGTCCAGCGGTCCGAAGTACTGCAGAAGTtcaagaggaaaaggaagatgaAGTGCGAGCACAATCAGAATTGA
- the LOC117835981 gene encoding uncharacterized protein: MWCASCLASACAGCACNLCTSAASAVSRRSARLAYCGLFAASLILSFLLRQFATPLLKHIPWINAFEHTPPDEWFQMNAVLRVSLGNFLFFAIFAIMMIGIKDQNDRRDAWHHGGWVAKIAVWAVLIVLMFCVPNIVTTIYEVLSKFGSGLFLLVQVVMLLDFTNNWNDSWVEKDEQKWEIALLVVTVVCYLSTFAFSGVLFMWFNPSGHDCGLNVFFIVMTLILAFAFAIVALHPQVNGSIMPASVISVYCAYLCYSSLSSEPDGYECNGLHMHSKQVSMSALILGMLTTVLSVVYSAVRAGSSTTFLSPPSSPRSGAKNPLLGDEETGKGVDKDTEPRPVSYSYTFFHLIFALASMYSAMLLTGWTSAASEKSELMDVGWTTVWVRICTEWVTAALYIWTLIAPLLFPDRDFS; encoded by the exons ATGTGGTGCGCGTCGTGCTTGGCGTCCGCCTGCGCGGGCTGCGCTTGCAACCTCTGCacgtcggcggcgtcggccgtGTCCCGCCGCTCCGCGCGCCTCGCCTACTGCGGCCTCTTCGCCGCCTCCCTCATCCTCTCCTTCCTGCTCCGCCAGTTCGCCACGCCTCTCCTAAAGCACATCCCAT GGATAAATGCATTTGAACATACACCACCAGATGAATGGTTTCAAATGAATGCTGTTCTTCGTGTAAGCCTGGGGAACTTCTTGTTTTTTGCAATATTTGCCATCATGATGATTGGTATAAAAGACCAGAATGACCGGCGAGATGCATGGCACCATGGTGGCTGGGTTGCAAAGATTGCTGTCTGGGCTGTACTCATTGTTCTTATGTTCTGTGTTCCGAACATTGTAACAACTATTTACG AGGTACTGTCAAAGTTCGGATCTGGTTTGTTTCTTCTAGTACAGGTTGTGATGCTTTTAGACTTCACAAATAATTGGAATGACTCATGGGTTGAGAAAGATGAGCAGAAGTG GGAAATAGCTTTACTGGTAGTGACTGTGGTTTGCTATCTCTCTACATTCGCCTTCTCTGGTGTGCTCTTCATGTGGTTTAATCCCTCTGGTCATGACTGTGGTCTCAACGTGTTCTTTATTGTCATGACTCTTATTCTTGCTTTTGCATTTGCAATAGTTGCTTTGCACCCCCAG GTCAATGGAAGCATTATGCCTGCTTCTGTCATTTCTGTCTACTGTGCATACCTGTGCTACAGTAGTCTCTCAAGTGAACCGGATGGCTACGAATGCAATGGGCTTCACATGCATTCTAAGCAGGTTTCAATGAGCGCTCTTATACTTGGGATGCTCACTACCGTACTATCTGTTGTGTACTCTGCTGTCCGTGCTGGATCTTCCACTACATTCCTCTCACCACCATCGTCTCCTAGATCTG GAGCCAAAAACCCTTTACTTGGCGACGAGGAGACAGGCAAAGGCGTTGACAAGGACACCGAACCGCGCCCCGTGAGCTATTCCTACACCTTCTTCCACCTCATCTTCGCCCTCGCAAGCATGTACTCAGCCATGCTTTTGACTGGCTGGACGAGCGCTGCATCGGAGAAGTCAGAGCTGATGGATGTTGGATGGACAACCGTCTGGGTGCGCATCTGCACGGAGTGGGTCACCGCCGCATTGTACATCTGGACCCTCATCGCCCCGCTGCTCTTCCCGGACCGTGATTTCTCCTAG